The genome window ATCCTGTTGTGTACACTCAAAGCTACACATGGACCTGCGGCACCTTCGCAACCTGTCACTcaaattgtttatttgtgtaagCACTACTGGcctgaagcagctgcagcaggtggCAGTAAGAATATGATAGAGCCTCAGCCGGTCTCTATAAAATCCCCATCTGACAATTAtctccatcacttcatcatgtaACACTTTATTCTCAGTACATGCTGATAATTGTTTATGTGCAGAGCAGCTGTTGCCACATTAAATCAAGACTCCTGCCTTAAATAGCTAAGCATCACACTGTGAATGTTGGTAGAGAGTCTCTGCGCCTGAATGTTGTAAGAGTAAATCTCTTAGTTATTTACAACAACATATATCTGGTAATATGATCATTTTGTCATCTGGTGAGATTCATATTATCAATAATTGTTATTAAAAAACCCAGGTTGTAGCAGTTACtagttaattagttaattagttaTGTACGTCATTTCGTTCTCAGAGAGTGGGCACGTAGTCTGTGCAGACGTCCGCATACTGCTCATTTTTTGTGACTAATGTAGCGATTTACTGCGCATGTGTGGAAAACGTCCAAGAGGACAGTATAAACTGAACTTTATGTGTCCGCTGTGTCCACAGCTGTCTGTGTCCGCCACTGTTTGGGAGTAtacagatatctgcatatgaatgcaaaCATCTGTAGGCCACGAGACAAGATTTTGGTATTGAAAGCgttctggtttctgtttgtagtgTGTTTGTTGTCTGAGCAGACTAATCCCACTTGAGTGGGCTTTAGttgtatgcaggtaaacagtccgtggggaaaacaaaagacGCGGCATTGGCTGAAATGCAATTATTGAAACAATTAGCTAACGTCTGAAGAggattttgctttttattagctcaaagattaaatgttaaatgagtGTAAACCGACTATTTGTTGTTTGTAAATGCCGTCTCTCAACTCAAACTCGTATCTTAAATTGCTAATCGGACTGTAAACATCTGTTATCCAGATATCCCCCCGAAATATTGGCCCTTGCCCCCAGAGGCTTATCATCGTCAGACCAACAACCGATGGGTTCTGAGATTTGTTATTATTCCCCAAATTCCAAATGAATATGTCCCCTTACTCATCCTGTGTCTGAGATCAATTActtagtgtttgtttttcattaaatccatttgtgttttttatgtccTCCCAACATATTGTGTGATCCCATTCTTTCTCTCACCTTTTTTCTTCACACTCTGCcacctccttctttctctctcaccatTTCTTCCTGTCCTCGCCCCCCACCCCCATCTAATGAACACTTGTGCCTGTTTCCTTTTCTcgccttcatttattttaatccgTTTCTGATCACACTATCGCATCACAGGAAAGCTAATGCAACTCGGCAGAAAGAACACATGCAGCAAAACAACACCTTTGCTGTTTAGTTGTCGTGTGGTCAGAGGCTTTTACTCACAGGGAAGATGAATGTACAAATTATGTTtgacactttgttttttaatcagtgGATCTAGTATATGCACCACTTCATCCCTTATTTCTATCCCCATGACAACAAGAGCCGGGGAGATCAAGCTGAGAGGAAGATAAAGGGATTGAGAGAAAGCAATAAATAACTATGTAATGTATGTTCAACGAATAACTGACAgtaaatatttcacatcagtTCAGCATTCACAAAAAACAATGAGGAAAAAGGAGCCGATccatgaaaacaacaacaactctgtCTCAGAATATGCTAATTTCACACCTAATTGCTTAAAGGGGcggttcaccccaaaatcacaAGCAcacttacctgtagtgctactTATCAATCTCGATTACTTTGGTGGgagttgctgagtgttggagatatcagccatagagatgtctgtcttctctctaataTAATAGAACTAGAAGGCACTCTGGCCTGTGGTCCTTAAAGAaccaaaataatacatttgaaaaactcaacagcaatgtctctaaCCAGAAATCATGAGTATAATGGGTAGATTCACGCTTCCTTCAGAGCGGTgataaatatagtatatagaaaatagttcctacatgaaactgctccaACAAAGTGtttggattatcttgagtaacagGGTCACGATTTCTGgtaagagacattgctgttgagtttttcaaatgtatttttttggtgctttgagcaccacaagtgAAGCACCATCATAACCTACACATTTGTTTAAGCCTTGtttgatctaaaaaaaaaacacagttgaGACCTTTTTGCATAGATTGAGCATATTAAACTGAAATCGAATAAATACCAGCATCCAAATGAAGATGATTCCAAGATTAAAGTAAAAGCAATTACTCTCGTACAAAGAAACTAATTCAGCTAATTAAAGCTTAAGTTTAGTACTTATCATCACATACAGTTGATGTCACGGGGAATAGCTAAAAAGCAGATGACCAAGAGGATATttgatttcaaattaaaattagAATCTCCTCTGGCAGATGATGCATGATACGAGATACAGCTGTAGCGTTGAGAATTAATCTTGACCGGGCTGCTGAGTGAGTCATCGGCGCCATCCAAAAAGCAACCGTAATTATATTCATCTTAATGTCTTTTTCTTAAAGCCTGACTCAACCAATTGATGCTGGCACAGCTAAAACGCTTGTTTGTAGGTGCATTGGGCTTCTTTCATTGTGGAATTTGGCAAGACTTCATGAGGATTTGAGTGTTGTGTTGAAATTATTCATCCAAGGATAAATCACTTGGTctccataaaagccaaatatattGCCTATATCGCAGGGACCAGTTGGGATATAAAAGAAATCAAGTTACAGAGACGacaatgtgtaaatatgcagcCAGTGAATGCAATAAAGACTTCAAGAGAGAATTATATGTGGCTGTTTTCTCTCGGATGTTTGAGAACTCATTGTTGTGTGGATTGTGTCCACTGCCGGATGCTGGGATGTTTGTATTGTCCTGTAGCTGGAGACAATCGTAGTGACAAACACTTGCCCGCAGCAGAACTAGAACTCCTTACATCATTAACCACTATCCATCTCCACAGCGCCCGATACTGAGCACCATGTTGCAACTGATAAAATCCATCAAGCCCAAAGGGGAAATCTATTCGTCAAGAAGATATAGTTCTTCTCAACCccatccctttctctctttttaactCCCATGATCCTCTTTCAGCCTTATTTTTCTGCTGCTTGGCTTGCTTGGCTTGCTTACCCTGCGAGTACTCTTTTTTTGCTGTCCAATAACATTTTTGATGATCTTTGCTGACTTGTCTCTTTCCTGTGTattacagttttcacatgtctAAAGACTGAGAAGAGCAGATGTTAGAAAGGGATTGTAGAAGTCTTGACATGATTATGtgtaataaacatttatttctatctctgtttctctgtttctcttccctGTAGATAAAACAGATGAAGAGCTTGAGATGACGACGGTGTGTCATAGGCCCGAGGGTCTTGACCAGTTGGAGGCCCAAACTAACTTCAGCAAACAGGAGCTGCAGATCCTCTATCGTGGTTTCAAGAATGTAATCACACGCTTTCTgattttattattagattactTTGGTACATTCCAGAATCTTCAAGATTTAGATCAAtctaacaaaacaataaaaaaaaaaacgttttttaatttACCCCTAATGGTATTAAGCCATGAAGATTCTTTCTGTTACGACAGGAAACCTTACATGAATTGTACAGCACTGAGTTGCCATGCTAGCGGCTCGATTTGGCTGTATAATCACAGCAGTGCAGTGAGTTACAATAAATGCttatattagcatgctaacaagctcacagtgacaatgctaacagGCTCATGTTTACCATGGTCACCATCTGTactttagtgtgttagcatgctaacatttgctaaacaaaacacaaagaacagtCGAGactatgtaaatgttgttagcTTTTTGCTggaatttggtcataaactaatATCCTAAAAtattgacctgctggtggcgctagatgaaacatgtaaaacatataATCCATCCAATGTACCAACTGTCTGTACCAACAGTGTACATCAGATTGTCATCCACAGAGCCATAATGTCAGCATGGCTAACAACTATTTTAATTGTAGCTGATGTAACCCAAACTAAAGACCTTGCAATGAACAATCACTGagaactatttattttcttctgacggtttttatttatttaaatgctttataatgctggctaacatgctcacataTGTTTGTGCCTGAAGTTAGGCTTAAGGGACAAATGTGATGGGTCATGAATTCCCAGTTCTGCTGATTTCTTCCAACAAACAGGAAAAGCACATTGATGTCATTGTGTAGACTGTAGAGTAAACttaattcatatttttctttccACAGGAATGTCCAAGTGGTGTTGTAGATGAAgagacatttaaacacatttacgCACAGTTCTTCCCTCATGGAGGTAAAGTGCAATgcttttaaatatctttatttgcTCTGCGCAGCTTTTTGACAACAGGATACTTTACAcgttatttgtttttgtgtgttgcagATGCAAGCATGTATGCACATTATCTTTTTAATGCATTTGACACTACAAACAATGGCTCCATTAAGTTTAAGGTCAGTCGTCCTCTTTTGTAATTGCATTTTGTTTCAGATATTACTCATTTCTTTAGTTCCATGATTTCAGCTCTCTAACTTTGTCTTCTGTCCCATTGCTGTCAGGACTTTGTAATGGGTTTGTCTATTCTGCTGCGGGGGACACTGAGAGAAAAGCTTGAGTGGACGTTCCACCTTTATGACATTAACAGAGATGGCTACATAAACAGAGAGGTGAGGCTGTGATGTCACTGTGTATACAGTGTTTAGTGTGTCATCTAAAGTCTATGTCTCATCCCAATGTgaatcttctcttctctcaggaaATGACAGAGATTGTGAGGGCCATCTATGACATGATGGGCAAGTTCACCTACCCTGCACTAAAGGGAGACGTCCCGCAGCAGCATGTGGACGCCTTTTTCCAGGTTAAATTCTAATATATAAGATTAACAAGAGTCACAAGTTCACTTTGACTGTAATTTTAAACCCACTGTGTGTGCACAGAATGAgggaaaataacttttaatgtCTCTTATTATACCCCAGTAGCTTCCACAATGAACCTCTCGGTTCTCACTTTGCAAATACTACAGGTTTTCAGATAAATAGTTGTATCATTagcaactttatttaaactgttattCTCCATATAGTGTTCTAAAGTGTGAACCGTTTTCTACAGTTTACTGAACGCTATGTTTGTTGCAGTATGAGCTCATAATGAGCACATTTCTGCAAGAAcctaattattaaatatttgcttcTATTTGATACTGATTCaaattatattacattgtttttccacagaaaatggataaaaacaaagatggagtgGTGACTTTAGAGGAGTTTATTATAGCCTGCCAGGAGGTATGTATTGTCCTATATCTGAGTTGTCTctgcaataacaataataataataaaatgtatgtgtttaaagtgtaaattaaaaacatgaacagtTATTTAGAGATGTTGTTCTGAATGAGATGTTTTTGCTCTTTATATAAGTTTAttctaaatgacaaataataaaaaaaataataataatctaagcATAACGGTTCACTTACTAGCTTTTGGAGCTGTCAACCACAATGAAGACCCTGATATGCAGTTTAAAGTTTCAAAAGCTAAAGGCTAAATTACGTTATGGTtactataatataaacataatatatgcATATCATAGAAACAGAATAATGTAATTACAATGCAAATAGTGCATGTAGATATGTATAGAGATTCACCACATGTTCAAAATTGTAAATACTAACAAGTCTAGATGAGGCCATAAACATGCAGAGACAATTTTAGGGTGAAAAAAATCATTCTGATGATCCATTTTCTGAtcaaaatagttttctctcctctgttaaTGACACTAGAACTGGCGAGGTACTTTTTTTTCATCCCTATAAAAGAGGTGGGGGATAAAGTTTTGCTAGGGTTTTATCAGGATATTCTTTCTAactcactttttttctttcatctgtgaAAAAGGTGGAAAATAAAGGAGAACAGGAGGCAGTGGTGCGCTTCAGCCTTTTGTGGCAGAAATCATTATTCCAACTAACTAACACCTGGAAAAGTTATACTGACAAAATCAAATGCTTTCATCTGCCAAAACTTGTTTTCAACTATTTTCACAGATGAAACAATATCATTACTTAGAAAAGTTCTTCAGGCAAAACCTTTGTGCCGATCTGTTCTTTAATCACAGgagacaaaaatatatatatcagacttagaaaatggatcaccagaatttatttttctcacttgcTTCCGTAGAAAAAGAATTCAACATCACAATGAATACAGAATTAAAGCATACAAATATCAGCATGGCTTCTTGTTGTGTTTTGATGTgttgtgaatgtgcaaagaaaaATGATGTTATATTTGGAAGCTGCTGTCTTCATCCAGCCTATACATTGTATACAGTGAGTCAGTACATTGCCAGTTAATTGCATCATTCCACCCTGATTacttgtcttctctctctgtaggaTGAAACCATGATGAGTTCTATGCAGCTGTTTGAAAACGTGATATAGGACAAGAGGCGATGAAGGAGATGAAGACGGAAAAATTAAAATGAGAGGGCTtggtgtgagtgcgtgtgtgtggatgcatatGTGCAATACATCCAGTCTCTCCTACTCCTCCCGCGTTATCCAGCTGTGCTCTGGATACAGTCAGATTCCCCCAACAACGACGTGAAAGAAGGGACAGGACTGGAATGCTTTGAGCCTTCCTGCAGATTTGTCCCACACAATACAAAGTGACTAATGTGATAGACTTGGACGTAAAAGACATCGCTCTCAGTCCTTGTCTTGAAGATTGGCCTGTTAAAGATAAGACGCTTCTACATTAAAAGGCTGCTCCTGACCAGCAAAGAGCTATTGTTTACCAGCACAACttattttttgttgcaaaaaGATGTTATTTTTTTGCCAAAATATTATTGCATGCTTTTGCAAGAGTTTTAGATTTTTCACCCAACATTTGTCAGATTTGATATGGGAATTTGGCCATAAAGAATTCAATATTTATCTCAGCATCACTGTTTGCAGTGACCCCTTTACTTTTGTGTTGACCTGGTCGTCGCTTGCCTGCCGAGTCTGTCCGATGCTTGTTGTTAAGAGTCTGTCTAAAGCTTGCATTAGAAAGTCAAATAATTTAGAAACAGTACATTTCATGGGTCTAATGTGTTGCGTGCCTGTCTTTTTGTCTATGTTGGACCTTAGGTATTAGTGAAAAGTAAGAAGAAATCTAAtcattcttttatattttcaccTGCTGCTTTGCTTCTTGTGGTCGTGTTgtcaaaaatgtgaaaaaagaaaaaaaagtattgtgaaaaatgtgcatACATTTTGGATTTCATGATGAAGTGCCCGCAAAACAAAGATGACGAATAATGAATCAGAAAGAGGCTTTCTGATCATCAAACCAATAATTTTATTTGCACAAGTGACAGGTGATCAAGGTTTAACTCTGAGATGGCGACAATGATGACGGGGAAATATTTGTATGGTACATGTATTGATCTCGCTCATAAGTGTGTAATTATAGATTAAATGAAATACCTATGAGTgataacaaatatttttatgtGTACACTAACTTGgccaataaagctgattctaACTCTGAGAAGCAATCAGATGGTAGTTGCTGGGCCATTCGAAAGAAGTCCTGGTATGAGAAAGTTTCTGATAATCTTGCAGggaaaaaataatgaatgtcaGCTTTTGGAATTGTGATATTCAATGACACAGAGGACCGCTCCATCTGTATTAGTGAACATTTGGCACTACCTCCTCCATCCAAACCAAATCTGTGATCTCACACTGACAGGTACAGATGGACATAGCAGGGAAGCTCCAGGTGTTTTTCTGTGAATCCGGGTGTGTTTGAAAGCACCACCATAATAGAAAACTCACAAGCATATAGTAGTTCAATCACTAAAATATTCATCACCATATTTTTTTCTGTCAGTAGAGCAGCTCTATGATGCATCAGTGTGACATCACAGCCTCTGGTCTCTGATATCTTGGTTTGGAACGGTTATTAAATCTCACAAACAGAAAATTGATTTTAAGCCATATGAATAAATACGTAAATTCTTAAATTGAgtgatgttttacttttaagttgttctttcctctctctctgtgtgtgtgtgtgtg of Cottoperca gobio chromosome 14, fCotGob3.1, whole genome shotgun sequence contains these proteins:
- the kcnip1b gene encoding Kv channel-interacting protein 1b isoform X1; protein product: MAGCTSRCRQGVLKLIQSLQRLVSGGLTKDKTDEELEMTTVCHRPEGLDQLEAQTNFSKQELQILYRGFKNECPSGVVDEETFKHIYAQFFPHGDASMYAHYLFNAFDTTNNGSIKFKDFVMGLSILLRGTLREKLEWTFHLYDINRDGYINREEMTEIVRAIYDMMGKFTYPALKGDVPQQHVDAFFQKMDKNKDGVVTLEEFIIACQEDETMMSSMQLFENVI
- the kcnip1b gene encoding Kv channel-interacting protein 1b isoform X2 gives rise to the protein MGAVVGTLTMQTKHRRPSRDKTDEELEMTTVCHRPEGLDQLEAQTNFSKQELQILYRGFKNECPSGVVDEETFKHIYAQFFPHGDASMYAHYLFNAFDTTNNGSIKFKDFVMGLSILLRGTLREKLEWTFHLYDINRDGYINREEMTEIVRAIYDMMGKFTYPALKGDVPQQHVDAFFQKMDKNKDGVVTLEEFIIACQEDETMMSSMQLFENVI